ATAGACCAACAGCTAAGTATTCTTTGTATTTTCTATtatagcatatatatttatatacatgtacagactACCGAGAGGGGATTAAATGAAAGGAGAAATCTGCGCATGGCTACAGTCAGCGCTACTATCTGCTTCTCGAgagatatttacatgtagataagcTCTTCTATATGAGTGGTTATGGCAGATGGCGGTGGAAAATAGATATAGATCTTTAAAACTCATTGGTTCGTGACCTGATCCAAATCACAGCCCTTTAATGTAGCTAGCCCTCTGCCACCCTGAGAACTACCACATCAGTACTATCATGTCTTATGAGCCATGTTGAATGTTGTCACACTTGAATTCCTGATAGTGATTTTCAACGAGACAGTCTAGACTCTGTTCACCAACTACCTTACGAATAACTCGCTTTAGATGAAGCGTTATAAATAGCACCATCGCGCAGACTGTccgagtctttaaatatttattacaaatatgGATGTACAAACAAGATATGCTTCACGATAGCTCCAGATAAAAAAACGCGAACAGTAAGCTTTGGTGAGCGCTACGCAAGTGCCAGATGAATCACATTGTGGGTTGAGGAGTCCTCACCTCTAAGTATGGTAAGCTGCCAGAAGGGCACCAGCAGTTTCACCTGTACCAAGCTCAAACAAATGCATTAATAGCCATAACTaccaataaaaacaactgataTATTCCGCCTCAGCTCTTTATTCTGCATATGCCCTGTTGCTATTCATAAACAAATTCGATGAAAACAAGAGCTACTTCGAATGAGGATGAGCTTTTTCCATGACCAACTACCTAGTATATTCTGACAATCATAGTGTATATTGACAAAGGGTCACCGCGAGAGATAGGTTGGCATGTTTACAGAAAAAACCATGATGAGATATGGTTCACGtcaaaaattatacaaaagctAGCCACTGCTCATATCGATCAGTCTTGTATTTTGAAACTATGTCACACAGTCacatattaattaattacatttaCTCCTTGCGCTTAGTTACATTTACTTTTTACCTGATCGAAATTCGAGATGAGATCTTAAAATAAATCATAGCTAGAGTGATAAACCATAGGAACCTCGAGTAGAGTGATAAACCATAGGAACCTCGAGTAAAGTGATAAACCATAGGAACCTCGAGTAGAGTGATAAACCATAGGAACCTCGAGTAGAGTGATAAACCATAGGAACCTCGAGTAGAGTGATAAACCATAGGAACCTCGAGTAGAGTGATAAACCATAGGAACCTCGAGTGGAGTGATAAACCACAAGAACCTCGAGTAGAGTGATAAACCATAGGAACCTCGAGCATCGCTTGTCTTTGCTTTTCAACAGCAGTAAGCAAAACCAGACAACATAATCAACAacaaatataacataaatattctGCACAGTAAAATGCACAATAAGTTGTTTATCTTCTACATATAAGTTTATGCAGCAAGATGTATGGGAACACAAgagctaaaaataaaacactGCTAAGTGGAGGTAGGAAAAGGTCAAACTAATAGATCCGTTATGATACAATTGCACCATTCAGTTCTCAGTTAAAATTAATGTTACTTTCCTCCTATTTGTCCAAAGAGAAGCCTTGATTCCTTGCTCTAAAGATTTCCTGGGCGGGTCAAGAGACGACGTATTGGAGAGCTACAACTGCCACACCGACGGCAGCAGTTATTGTCCACATAGTCACTTTGTACAGATTGGTTGAAGCGTAACTCATTCTGTCATCTCTATCAGCATCATTTACTTTTGCTGATGTTAAAGACTCCTCTTTTGTCTTGATGCCAATGGCTCGctcaaatttcaaaaaattcttGATTGTTTTGCTAAAAAACGAAGTATAAAAACTGAAGATGCTAGATTCAGAGACCTTTAGTCTACCCAATCCTATAATCCTATATCCCAATCCGATATTCCCCTCCTAACTAAGAGAAGACAACCCACAAACAATGAGCCATTACCTCAAAGCATTGCCTTCTGGAGTTGCTTGACTAGCGTAAAACCAGATTTAGTATAAAGCAAGGTTTCAGCTACCTTGGCATATCAGTAAAAACTAGTTGCCGAGAGATTATTTGTTTTAACTCAAACAGATGAGCTTAGTTGCCACTCGTAACACGGACTCTACAATCCACAACAATTAATTCATGATATTTCTGCTAATCCCCATGCTTACGCCATACAAAACAACAGTATATTAGTGTCTTCTCAGTTCAAAGTGCAAACACGAGTATGAAACAAAAATGCCTTTAGATTGTTTGCGCCTATTACATGATATGCAGCTTACACCATTCAAGGATTATCAGTTCCCAACTAGGGATCAAGAATCTAGCATGTAATCGCAGATGTATCTATAGAGCAGGtggtatattatagatatacCCGCCCAAACCACGCTGAGGACTGGAGCATGAGGTCATAACTCCAAATTGAGAATAATAAGCACTGATGCACTACTAACACTAGTAATATGAGATCTTAGCGTGACTAAAAAATGTCCTGCCATCTTGGTGACACATTCTATACATTACttttacttttagcaataaTGGTCATTTTTCATGCGATCTCCAGTGAGGTGTAAAACTATGGCAACACCTTCCAGCTTTTATGGCCAGTAACTCTACAGGCGATACTTAGAAATAGcttatataacatttttttcaaaaacaaaaaaatgctaATGATCATTTCTCCATACAAATCTTTTGACACACGATTCACaattttaaccaatatttgtCTGAACCTTTTGAAGGATTTTCCAACAAACGACATCCAAAGCTCCTTTAATCACCAGTAATGTAGGAGAAAGTAAAACATCTGGTACAATtaactaaaaacaaaacaaacagaTTAAGTTATGCTGTAGATTTCTATCATTTAGTGTACttttaacataaaatttgaattttaaaattcaatgtttcatatagttttatatattgtaCTTGTTTTAATGTTCTACATAATTACCTAGTGtatttttatagcttttgaACTCTAAAACAGTAGATAACAGGCCAATACTGAGACTTTACCTCCCAAATAACAAACCATTAGTTGACCTGACTCAAatgctacagtcaaacctcaaaaTGCACAGCATTCATTTCAAGGCAAATACCCTTATTACACACTTACATTGTGTTACGTTTAATCTCTTCCAGAGCCGAAAAATTCATGTAAACACTTTAGGTAATTATATATATCCTTAAAACCATGTAAAACTAGTATAcagcattttataaaattgtcaCAAAAACTAAATGTAGCAGAAAAATATATCATGTGTACAACACCTAATAAACCAATAATCAATAAACGGTCTCACACTGCTAGTCACACCGCTAGTCACACCGCTAGTCACACCGCTAGTCACACCGCTAGTCACACCGCTAGTCACACCGCTAGTCACACCGCTAGTCACACCGCTAGTCACACCGCTAGTCACACCGCTAGTCACACCGCTAGTCACACCGCTAGTCACACCGCTAGTCACACCGCTAGTCACAGTAAAGACAGACGAATTAAATTGCAACTttggtgaaagaaaaaatggttaattttaTCATCAATATTTATGATTAACTTTGTCACTTTTATTCGCGTTAGACTTTTATTTCTTTGCATCACTTTCACCTTTGTTTTAATAACTGCCAGACAACTTCAAAGATTCTTCAAAAAATTGATCTGAAGTTGTCTGCTGTTTTTCTGTTACTTCCTGTTTTAGTTATAAAAGTAACGCCTTTATTATTCTTCAACCACTACCACTGCTATCACTCGCACTACTCTCCACTAGATCTGCGACATTAATGCTCCAAAAGAACATATAAAGagctatttaatattattcaaaCTTCATAGAATCAAACCATGTCAAGGAGAACTGCATACAGATTTATAAAACAGTAATGTGTTGAGAATCTTCAGACACTGAGCTGTATAGAGCAGATTTAGAGATTGATAGCTTTTACGAGTTTTGAAAGAAGAACAATGGGAACTGAGTGAGCATCTATAGACCATCTATAGATGGTCTATAGACTATCTATATATGGTCTATAGCCTATCTATAGATGGTCCCTAaaatataccatatatagaAGGCATACGAGTGGTACTACTTATCTAGCGTTGTCTGATGAATATTCACAATACATGTATCTCTATTAACCAGCAACACGCAGAGGCTTTTTATGTTttctaaacaaaaaatttttttctaatcaTTTGGTAACTCAAATATTTTATGGACCCATCCTGCGGTTAATTATACTACTATTACATCTTACTTACCAGTAAAGCTTATAACTTATGCAGTTACAAATTTATCATTAAATTATTGAAATTCAATTACTATAATCAAGGAATCACTAGATTCCTTTACTTCCGCATTGCCTACATGTAACCTTAATATTATCAGACCAAAGACCATGCTATTGGAAAAAAGGTATTTGTGCTCAATGAGCAAAATAGAATAAGATATTTTAACAgatagaattaataaaaaatttgttcccttgaaaagaaattattaattataattaaattaaacagaAACTAGAGTAAAAACTGGGAAGGGTCACATGACACCCTGAGACTCTGACCTTGCAAACGCAAGAACTTTTTTAACCAACAATATTAAATGAAGATTAAGTCTGTCTCGCGAGAAAACATAACAAAAAACGTGTATATATCATAAATTATGTCTAATGGCAAAGCGCATGGTTTTCTAAAGAGACAACTAGGGACAGACCTGTGGTTGTATTCGAAGTTGGCTTCAGAAGCGAGAAGATATGGAGGCCAAAGAGCAAAGAGTGTACGGGCAGTGTTTATTAGCTGTTCACAAGGCAGATCTGTCGGCATTTTAGAAAGTAGCACATGAATAAAACACATCTCTGGCTCTGTTTTCAGCACCTCTTCTCTTCGGTAGACAACCACCTGCAGGACATTGAGTAACACGATCTTGAGCGACCAATTAAACTGACAAATACAAGAGGGTTTAATTGTATTGAGACAGCGATACACGCTGACTTTAAACAAAATACTACAAAAAAGGAGAATGAGAAAAGAGGTATGGGTTACGTACAGCAACTGCTAGGTAGATGGGCATGAGAGGATGGGAGGCAAGGAAGAAATCATAGAGACGCACAGTATGTTTGGCATCATCGAGCACGTGACTGTACCACGTAATGAGCCAGCTCAAGCTGAATATTGTACCGACTTCCGCCCTGCAAGATAAGAGATACTTGATATGTCAGCtgatattgtttagctgtagcCAAAGTGATTTAAGCAAACTCTGCATTATCAAGACTAGACAATCCCGAAAGACTCATCGCTATTAAGCAGGACACAACGTAGCGAACAACAGATACCTTACTTTTCCATGTAGGCCTTGACCTCTGGATCAGCTCGCTCTAATATTGGATATAAATAATTTAGCATGCTTCTTGTCCTATTCATATCAACATCCATAAAATCTCTACAAAGTAAATTTAATTTACTGCCCAGCCTTGCATACACCTTGTGATAAGCTTTAGGACATTATTGCTCAGTTTTTGGATGGAAAGAAGTTACAAAAAAGGAGGAAAAGGCGGAAGCGAGTATAGGTGCTGCCTACCTCAAGTGGCTTCTGGATATTGAATCTACGGCAGCATAGCCGAGGTCTTTGCCTAGGGTGAGCAGGAATGTGACGCAGATATCATGAAACccctaaaatataaatagcagcatAAAACAACAGTGGCCTGCAATTGAATTACAGGCAGTGTTAGATTGTCATCACGATGCCGGTATCACATGACCCTTTTTTAAGCGTACGATAAATATAAAGCAGCGATAAGTGACATGACAGCAAGACTAGAGTACTGCTAAAAggaaaacaaatattaaagctGTCAAATGTTTACTATCTGCATTAAGCAcgattttattaaataagctgCAGGTACACCAAGACAGGCAATATTTGTGTGCAACTGTGATCTTTTCAAATTGAGTCAGCTAGTATTCAACACtagtataatagagatacctctatggACTGCCTGGGCACTAGTATATAAAagatataatagagatacctctatagaTAGTCTGGGCACTAGTATATACgagatataatagagatacccttATACATCATTTTCTCTCCTCCTAAGTGTGACAAAAGATAAAACAATAAAGTTAACCATGGGACTCTCACTATTCGAATCGAATgtgagaacttgcactgaatggAAGCTTTACGTCATATGCAATTTCTTACATaacacaaagcaaaaactttatgaATTCTTTATGTTAAGTAGAATTCACGTAAAATGAGGTTCAccttataggagtgtctactgtataccGGTCTCTAAAACAATGTTTgtagttttttaaaaacaattgtatCCCACACAGAAATACCATATCTAGAGCAGCACTGCTATTTCAACCACATGCAACCTAAAATTAATATGGAGCTGATGACTTTGCTATTACATAATGAATTCTTTTGTATTATGATGAGATAGGTTATGTAGCACATAGAATATCCTTTTATAGTAGCAGAAATCTCTGAGAATTAAGACGGCACCGACTAAATATTCATCATAAAATATACCAACCGCCAACCCCAAGTCCCCCCTCTTTAGAATCTTCTGCAGTTCTGTATCCAAAAGTTAACAATTGGCCACAAACATCCATTCTCCTGCATTTTAAACAAGGGCTGAATAGTTGATTACTAGTGCCATACCTGATAATAGTGGAGCTGGGGGTTGCTAACTAGAACTTTCATAATTAAGGTGGTCAGTTGCTCCTGTAGTTTGCTTCGATGTTCTTCTTTCATAGCTGCATGAAAATACAATAGAGATAATTGCATCTAATAATAAGAACCAAGTTCGCCTCGAGATaataactaaatacatgtacgaTCAAAATTGACCATGCAAACAAAGACGCACTGCATTACCAGATCTTCAGTAAAACATGAACATGAATCAGAAGAGAATGATTAATTGACACACGTTGTAGTTAGTCAAATGACACATGTCACACTTAATCAATTGACAGATGTCAAACTTAGTCAAATGACAGATGTCACACTTAGTCTAATGGCAGATGTCACATTTAGTTAAATGATATATGACAAACTTAGTGACATGAAAGATATCACAATTAGTCAAATGACAGATGTCACATTTAGTCAAATGATATATGTCATACATAATCAAATGACAAATATCACACTTAGCAAAATGACAGATGTCACACTTAGTCTTATGGTAGATGTCACATTTAGTCTAATATCAGATGTCACATTTATTCAAATGATATAGGACACACTTAGTGACATGAAAGATATCACACTTAGTGAAATGATAGATGTCATACTTAGTCAAATGATACATGTCACACGTAGTCAAATGACAGATGTCACACTTACTCGGACTTACACAGACCTGTTACAGCAATGTATACAGTCTTTTAAAATAACACACTGCTCCCAACTACAAACAAGACAATACAAAGATACCACTCAAAGTGAGACAATTATACATATTGTACACATTGGAGTCTAAACTTACCAGAAGGAAAGCGTTTCAAGCTCCGGTTAACATCTAGCACAACCTGAGTGTAGTCTCTATGCTTTTCCAGCCTGTATTTGTCTAAAGCATCATACAATATGCTAGTTAATCATACAGTATAAACTCAATCAGCTACAACCATCTAAGACATACAATGCACCCCGAGGTTACAGTGTtcttgttttacagtttttttgccttatgatgtcAGACGCAATGTTTTTCGTCCCCTCATTACAgatttttttcgccatacgacatcaacaaaaatgtcctTTAAAATGCGAATTTGAAAgacggtgtgctgaatacgtcggAAAAACAAAGATGCCAATATGCTATTCGCTGAAATTCCCACCACAATGCCTGAAAAAAATACGATGCTCGCTCTCTTTCTCTGAATTCAGCATTCTTCGTGTTCCATAAATGCTTGATAATGCTTGAGTGAAACGAAACTAAGTACAGTCAGCGAAAGTGAAAATATATTGTGCATTTTactgtttaatataatatttactatgaaaTTTAATTCATTACACCTATAAactatattactaataatatatatgacTTTAATTCGTTAGCCATGGGTCCTAAGATTGACAACGacgttaaagaatagagaaagcataatattattatgctttattagttatcttgaggtgttgactgatgttctaaaaaaagaatcaaggagattaacccactagaagctgagatatagccagccaaacacaggtctaccaaaaaacataagtgtcttggtaatcctcatattagcgtcaatatatgacgtatgaaatcaacttatgtgccattggtcaattaagccaactaatgcgctctcctataacaatcacggtgttttaattggtttaatccctggaagtatagaccTAACTAACtaaagatagcgaaatgttgcgaaataatagatgcgtgtaattattttatgctaaaactaatctacacgtcagagggactggttcggaattctcagagcaatgattgttaggccca
Above is a window of Watersipora subatra chromosome 3, tzWatSuba1.1, whole genome shotgun sequence DNA encoding:
- the LOC137392192 gene encoding TBC1 domain family member 20-like isoform X1, which encodes MLSLVSIGNLIFSMVKSSIDKKEKLSHISRIVNSMKVDVEQLREFSYTDYGYVSEELRRQAWPKLLGLQLDCKAPTYDKYRLEKHRDYTQVVLDVNRSLKRFPSAMKEEHRSKLQEQLTTLIMKVLVSNPQLHYYQGFHDICVTFLLTLGKDLGYAAVDSISRSHLRDFMDVDMNRTRSMLNYLYPILERADPEVKAYMEKAEVGTIFSLSWLITWYSHVLDDAKHTVRLYDFFLASHPLMPIYLAVAVVVYRREEVLKTEPEMCFIHVLLSKMPTDLPCEQLINTARTLFALWPPYLLASEANFEYNHSKTIKNFLKFERAIGIKTKEESLTSAKVNDADRDDRMSYASTNLYKVTMWTITAAVGVAVVALQYVVS
- the LOC137392192 gene encoding TBC1 domain family member 20-like isoform X2, which gives rise to MLSLVSIGNLIFSMVKSSIDKKEKLSHISRIVNSMKVDVEQLREFSYTDYGYVSEELRRQAWPKLLGLQLDCKAPTYGKIWLEKHRDYTQVVLDVNRSLKRFPSAMKEEHRSKLQEQLTTLIMKVLVSNPQLHYYQGFHDICVTFLLTLGKDLGYAAVDSISRSHLRDFMDVDMNRTRSMLNYLYPILERADPEVKAYMEKAEVGTIFSLSWLITWYSHVLDDAKHTVRLYDFFLASHPLMPIYLAVAVVVYRREEVLKTEPEMCFIHVLLSKMPTDLPCEQLINTARTLFALWPPYLLASEANFEYNHSKTIKNFLKFERAIGIKTKEESLTSAKVNDADRDDRMSYASTNLYKVTMWTITAAVGVAVVALQYVVS